One window of the Parasphingopyxis algicola genome contains the following:
- a CDS encoding glycosyltransferase, producing the protein MTDSLPAPAQRQNRVAPAAIAGTDPLSEALERIADEPVAVVVSEVEALAEGQSLVDEADRGDYTPWLLSRAIDLAVQFPANEQLQYHVGRLISLSGDAESARLCWRGMVERFPNSHNAFPQYLRTVLKTFGPDIAAGILASHVGTADPATDPARALLVARCRALLGDRDEALALLDRVSSGSLGTEIAIERARLLRMAGRFDEALVALETSNSATAAPELATDIRRATALFSGPHAAGPPSVAALDTLLGKALEHRTKHRPARPAGPIGGVVLIGGSLGGGGAERQLANTALGLTGRAAADHRITGPVSIFCRKLDRRRSNDFYLAKLETADVRVADYLAAPPWGGDPAVSRIAADRELIQLLPPRMREGIIRLTETLRYEAPDVIQIWQDGMIFAAGLAALTANVPRIILTVRTMPPNRRTDRQKPEQEVLYRGLLAAAGVTLTANSRIAGKAYEDWLGLPRGSVLTVANGVDPLPVDAPDDERKRWERFDAQTGGQGFVLGGVMRLDDNKRPLLWLDICAALARRDPFARFVIAGNGPLRSAAGEHARNAGIAERTLFVGRTTHVGFWLEKMDMLALTSRHEGIPNALIEAQLAGVPVLTTPAGGAPEAVAPHPANLVMADAEIPDPEEAARHLHRLSRDAAGGELDIAGRRVRDWARDHYAMDRMIERTLDIFAMR; encoded by the coding sequence GTGACTGACAGCTTACCCGCCCCTGCGCAACGCCAGAACCGCGTAGCGCCCGCGGCAATCGCGGGGACCGATCCGCTCAGCGAGGCGCTGGAGAGGATCGCGGACGAACCCGTTGCCGTCGTTGTTTCGGAGGTGGAGGCACTCGCAGAAGGACAATCGCTGGTCGATGAAGCCGACCGTGGCGATTATACGCCTTGGCTCCTCTCCCGTGCGATCGATCTCGCTGTCCAGTTTCCGGCCAACGAACAGCTGCAATATCACGTCGGCCGATTGATTTCCCTGTCAGGCGATGCAGAGTCGGCACGACTGTGCTGGCGCGGCATGGTCGAGAGATTTCCCAATTCACACAATGCCTTTCCCCAATATCTTCGAACCGTCCTGAAGACATTCGGGCCGGATATCGCTGCGGGAATCCTGGCCAGTCATGTCGGTACCGCCGATCCGGCCACCGACCCTGCCCGCGCATTGCTGGTCGCACGCTGCCGCGCTCTGCTGGGCGATCGTGACGAGGCGCTGGCATTGCTCGATCGCGTTTCGAGCGGATCGCTGGGGACCGAGATCGCCATCGAAAGAGCCCGTCTGTTGCGGATGGCCGGACGGTTCGACGAAGCACTCGTCGCGCTGGAGACGAGTAACTCCGCTACGGCCGCTCCCGAACTTGCAACCGATATTCGCCGCGCGACGGCGCTGTTCAGCGGTCCGCACGCGGCGGGTCCGCCAAGCGTCGCAGCGCTCGACACATTGCTCGGAAAAGCGCTCGAACACAGGACAAAGCATCGCCCTGCCCGGCCTGCGGGGCCCATAGGCGGGGTCGTACTGATCGGCGGATCGCTGGGTGGCGGCGGCGCGGAACGGCAACTCGCCAATACGGCGCTGGGCCTCACCGGGCGGGCCGCCGCCGATCACCGGATCACCGGGCCCGTCAGCATTTTCTGCCGCAAGCTGGACCGCAGACGCAGCAACGATTTCTACCTGGCGAAGCTCGAAACAGCCGATGTGCGGGTTGCTGATTATCTCGCGGCGCCCCCCTGGGGCGGCGATCCGGCGGTGAGCCGTATCGCGGCGGATCGCGAGCTGATCCAACTGCTGCCGCCGCGCATGCGCGAAGGAATAATCCGGCTCACAGAAACGTTGCGTTACGAAGCCCCGGACGTGATCCAGATCTGGCAGGACGGCATGATCTTCGCCGCTGGGCTCGCGGCGTTAACGGCCAACGTCCCGCGCATCATTCTCACCGTCCGGACGATGCCGCCCAACCGGCGAACCGACCGCCAGAAACCGGAACAGGAGGTACTTTACCGCGGCCTTCTCGCTGCAGCCGGTGTTACGCTGACCGCGAATTCGCGGATCGCGGGCAAGGCGTATGAAGACTGGCTGGGTTTGCCGCGGGGGAGCGTGTTGACGGTCGCCAACGGCGTCGATCCTCTGCCCGTCGACGCGCCCGACGACGAAAGGAAGCGTTGGGAACGGTTCGACGCGCAAACCGGAGGCCAAGGCTTCGTTCTTGGCGGCGTGATGCGTCTGGATGACAATAAGCGCCCGCTTTTGTGGCTCGACATCTGTGCGGCCCTGGCGCGGCGCGACCCGTTCGCCCGGTTCGTCATCGCCGGCAACGGTCCGTTGCGCAGCGCCGCTGGGGAACATGCGCGCAATGCAGGAATAGCCGAACGAACGCTATTCGTCGGGCGGACGACGCATGTCGGATTTTGGCTCGAGAAGATGGATATGCTGGCGCTCACATCCCGGCACGAGGGCATTCCGAACGCGCTGATCGAAGCGCAGCTGGCAGGTGTACCCGTCCTGACGACGCCGGCCGGCGGCGCGCCGGAAGCGGTGGCGCCCCATCCGGCCAATTTGGTAATGGCCGATGCGGAAATACCCGATCCGGAAGAAGCGGCACGTCACCTACACAGGCTTTCGCGCGATGCCGCCGGTGGTGAACTGGACATTGCTGGTCGCCGCGTGCGCGACTGGGCCCGCGATCATTATGCGATGGATCGAATGATCGAACGGACACTCGATATCTTCGCCATGCGCTGA
- a CDS encoding polysaccharide biosynthesis/export family protein, translating to MTILPNIHFRLLGFMAISLLALAAIPAAAQIDEDVGASAVGAGSAPAAIIQDDQRGSETRATTLRQDQLAGRRPVPFGSELFAEQDVSSGTSAAGATDPNYVLQPGDVVSTTTYGLVNETARLVVDAEGNIALPNVGPVRVAGVRASEVNSVVSAAASQVYQSTVQVYATVADAGEIQVFVTGPVNLPGGHTGDSRSSVIGFLQNAGGIDADRGSYRHIIIRRAGETIGSIDLYDFLLNGDLSGVDLRNGDVIVVGQQGPVVSVSGDARAPYTFEFANVAGTGAELLRYSRPRPEITHVSVLGTRDGVPFNAYLSREEFAAMSLADGDRVRYEADAPSGTFIVRVLGAHDGPSAYVVNRGDYLGPLLTRIPLDPLADVAMIHLERESIAQTQRVLLQENLARLERAIYTAPSTSAASASARAAQAASLATFIERARQVEPRGLVAFPEDADLSRVLLEPDDVIIIPYINQTVVVAGEVELPQTLLWTPGNDARDYVRRSGGFTNLANRSDTLVIHPDGSVQRGGEVRAGDRILVPPKAPGQTLQFIRDITQVFAQVGIAAAAVFR from the coding sequence ATGACCATATTGCCGAATATCCATTTTCGCCTGTTGGGCTTCATGGCCATATCGTTACTGGCGCTCGCCGCCATTCCCGCTGCCGCCCAGATCGATGAAGACGTGGGTGCCAGCGCGGTCGGCGCCGGGTCGGCGCCGGCTGCGATTATCCAGGACGATCAACGTGGCAGCGAGACGCGTGCGACGACTTTGCGGCAGGATCAGCTTGCCGGACGTCGGCCAGTGCCGTTCGGCTCAGAACTGTTTGCGGAGCAGGACGTTTCATCGGGAACGTCGGCGGCGGGGGCGACCGATCCGAATTATGTATTGCAGCCGGGGGATGTCGTCTCGACCACGACATATGGCTTGGTCAATGAAACGGCGCGGCTGGTCGTCGACGCCGAAGGCAATATCGCGTTGCCCAATGTCGGGCCTGTGAGAGTCGCTGGTGTCCGTGCATCGGAGGTGAACAGCGTCGTCAGTGCAGCGGCCTCGCAAGTGTACCAGTCGACCGTACAGGTCTATGCAACAGTGGCCGACGCCGGCGAAATTCAGGTCTTCGTGACCGGGCCTGTCAACCTGCCTGGCGGGCACACGGGCGACAGCCGGTCTTCGGTGATCGGCTTCCTGCAAAATGCCGGCGGCATCGACGCCGATCGTGGCAGCTATCGTCACATCATCATAAGACGGGCGGGGGAGACGATCGGGTCGATCGATCTCTATGATTTCCTGCTCAACGGCGACTTGTCGGGTGTCGATCTTCGCAACGGCGACGTGATCGTTGTCGGCCAACAGGGCCCGGTCGTTTCCGTAAGCGGCGACGCGCGCGCGCCCTACACGTTCGAATTCGCCAATGTTGCCGGGACCGGCGCCGAGTTGCTCCGCTATTCGCGCCCTCGTCCGGAAATCACCCATGTGTCCGTATTGGGGACGCGCGATGGCGTCCCGTTCAATGCTTATCTCTCCCGCGAGGAATTCGCGGCGATGTCGCTCGCGGACGGGGACCGCGTGCGCTATGAAGCGGACGCGCCGTCCGGCACGTTCATCGTTCGCGTTCTGGGCGCGCATGACGGCCCGTCCGCCTATGTCGTGAACCGCGGCGACTATCTTGGTCCGCTGCTTACCCGGATTCCACTCGATCCGCTGGCGGATGTGGCGATGATCCATCTCGAGCGGGAGAGCATTGCGCAAACCCAACGTGTATTGCTTCAGGAGAACCTGGCGCGCCTCGAACGGGCAATCTACACGGCCCCGTCGACATCCGCCGCTTCGGCGTCCGCGCGGGCGGCCCAGGCCGCATCGCTCGCGACGTTCATCGAGCGCGCCCGCCAGGTCGAGCCGCGCGGGCTCGTCGCTTTTCCCGAAGATGCGGACCTCAGCCGGGTCTTGCTGGAACCGGATGATGTGATCATCATCCCCTATATCAACCAGACGGTCGTCGTCGCCGGGGAAGTCGAGCTGCCGCAGACACTGTTGTGGACCCCTGGCAACGACGCGCGGGACTATGTACGCCGCTCCGGCGGTTTCACCAATCTGGCCAACCGGTCGGACACCCTGGTGATCCATCCGGACGGCAGCGTCCAGCGTGGCGGGGAAGTGCGGGCCGGCGACCGGATCCTGGTTCCGCCGAAAGCGCCCGGCCAGACGCTCCAGTTCATTCGGGATATCACGCAGGTATTTGCCCAGGTCGGCATCGCGGCGGCCGCGGTCTTCCGCTAG
- a CDS encoding glycosyltransferase family 2 protein, whose translation MERLAASPFHSLRRWAARKAADRSMHWAALKAASDDPYVLARLGLYPLAMDYTARDAAARIGRDLAAGALGRADAEAQAALVSLPVPKRRLAARLLALQDPDAALALLPEADREAAAACLLALGRTDEAAFRLDKGPDISREAAAIWAHIATRTGDHEKARTALNAMFARDGLCRPLPDDARPFTIDDLGGTADAVAEGPKISVVIPYHNAAATLDTAVGSLTGQSWQNLEILLVDDRSTDDGPAIARRLAEADGRIVCLANERAPGVYGARNSAVAAATGDFVTFLDADDWSPVERIERQLRGLGSHALGIANHIRMDEAGRPVAPRIFPLVRPVPITMFLRRDMLIAAGPFEEVATGADSEMFARLEMLHGKAAVRRDPAVLLVARWRSGSLSREREGGLLGRERYAYRADWMFRHAGLEAPRLPGEPDAA comes from the coding sequence GTGGAACGTCTCGCAGCGTCGCCGTTCCATTCGCTGCGACGCTGGGCGGCGCGCAAAGCGGCCGATCGGTCGATGCACTGGGCAGCGCTCAAGGCCGCGAGCGACGATCCCTATGTCCTGGCGCGGCTCGGCCTCTATCCGTTGGCCATGGACTATACCGCTCGCGATGCAGCGGCACGGATCGGCCGGGACCTCGCAGCCGGAGCTTTGGGGCGTGCGGACGCCGAGGCACAGGCAGCCCTGGTATCGCTGCCGGTCCCGAAACGCCGGCTCGCCGCCCGGCTGCTGGCGCTGCAGGATCCCGATGCGGCGCTCGCTTTACTACCTGAAGCGGATCGCGAAGCGGCCGCCGCCTGCCTGCTCGCGCTCGGCCGGACGGATGAGGCCGCGTTCCGGCTGGATAAAGGCCCGGACATCTCGCGGGAGGCCGCCGCCATCTGGGCGCATATCGCGACCAGGACCGGCGACCATGAAAAAGCGCGAACCGCGCTCAACGCCATGTTCGCAAGGGACGGACTGTGTCGGCCGCTTCCCGATGACGCTCGGCCTTTCACGATCGACGACCTCGGCGGCACAGCCGATGCGGTTGCCGAAGGGCCCAAAATTTCCGTCGTGATTCCATATCACAATGCCGCCGCAACGCTCGATACGGCGGTGGGTTCACTTACCGGGCAAAGCTGGCAGAACCTGGAAATCCTTCTCGTCGACGACCGGTCGACCGACGATGGACCGGCCATAGCTCGAAGACTGGCCGAAGCCGATGGTCGCATCGTCTGCTTGGCCAATGAACGCGCGCCGGGCGTTTATGGCGCACGAAACAGCGCGGTCGCCGCCGCGACTGGCGATTTTGTCACGTTTCTCGATGCCGACGACTGGTCCCCGGTCGAGCGCATCGAACGGCAGTTGCGGGGCCTTGGGTCGCATGCGCTCGGCATTGCCAACCATATCCGCATGGACGAGGCTGGCCGGCCGGTTGCGCCCCGGATATTCCCGCTTGTCCGGCCGGTTCCCATCACCATGTTTCTTCGCCGCGATATGCTCATCGCGGCCGGACCGTTCGAAGAAGTTGCGACGGGTGCGGATTCGGAAATGTTCGCCCGGCTCGAGATGCTGCACGGCAAGGCGGCCGTACGCCGCGATCCCGCGGTGCTGCTTGTCGCGCGCTGGCGGTCGGGCTCGTTGAGTCGCGAAAGGGAGGGCGGCCTGTTGGGGCGCGAGCGCTATGCCTATCGCGCGGATTGGATGTTCCGTCACGCGGGCCTCGAAGCACCGCGCTTGCCAGGCGAGCCGGACGCGGCATAG
- a CDS encoding ABC transporter permease gives MAKQLPTSSGDRIPFSAEWFAELWQCLVVMGRVIFAVILRESRTRYGNSNIGYAWAIVDPLIILAVFIAVFSVLGRSSPVGSPITVFFVTGIVPLFFWRGAVGQGANAVSASLGLLTYPQVMPTDILIARIVLESATTILVFLIFLVGLYYIVDVSPSWFFGDPPGVILATAGLFYFTFGSMFLSSSLGRVLPIWKNLWGYLGRPIYLLSGIFFTLEQLPDGIRAYMAYNPVAHMVEWMRSAMIPTFDSSAYSILFPMTCATIALIIGMVIDRILLLTGDEEIVS, from the coding sequence ATGGCAAAACAGCTTCCCACGAGCTCAGGCGACCGTATTCCGTTCAGCGCGGAATGGTTCGCCGAGCTTTGGCAGTGCCTGGTAGTGATGGGGCGGGTGATCTTTGCCGTGATTCTGCGGGAATCTCGGACTCGCTACGGCAATTCCAACATCGGCTATGCCTGGGCGATCGTCGATCCGCTGATTATCCTCGCCGTTTTCATTGCGGTTTTTTCCGTTCTCGGCCGATCCTCGCCGGTCGGATCGCCCATAACAGTGTTTTTCGTGACGGGTATCGTTCCGCTATTTTTCTGGCGGGGCGCGGTGGGGCAGGGCGCGAACGCAGTTTCGGCCAGTCTCGGCCTGTTAACCTATCCGCAGGTAATGCCGACCGATATTTTGATAGCGCGTATCGTGTTGGAATCTGCAACGACCATCTTGGTGTTCCTGATCTTCCTGGTTGGCCTCTATTATATCGTGGACGTCTCGCCGAGTTGGTTTTTCGGCGATCCGCCGGGCGTGATCCTGGCAACAGCAGGTCTGTTCTATTTCACATTCGGTTCGATGTTTCTGAGTTCGAGCCTCGGGCGCGTCTTGCCGATCTGGAAAAATCTCTGGGGCTATCTCGGCCGCCCGATCTATCTGCTCTCGGGCATCTTTTTCACCTTGGAGCAACTGCCGGATGGCATCCGTGCGTATATGGCGTACAATCCGGTGGCCCATATGGTTGAGTGGATGCGCTCGGCAATGATCCCGACCTTTGACAGCAGCGCCTACTCCATCCTGTTCCCGATGACTTGCGCGACGATCGCGCTGATCATCGGCATGGTTATCGACCGTATCCTGCTGCTGACGGGCGACGAGGAAATAGTGAGCTGA
- a CDS encoding ABC transporter ATP-binding protein yields MTIELRNVTKTYRSRRTGKKTVLHDINAVFERGHSYGIMGINGAGKSTLLRIICGAERPTFGEVRKDVSVSWRLGFASSFNSSLTGMENLRFVCRIYDADIDEVSAFVEDFAEIGSAIHEPVKNYSTGMRGRLAFGLSMAIRFQVYVIDEALAAGDFTFQDKAKAELDRRRQESDILLTSHMPNTIQQYCDRAGVVHHGRLEMFDSVEEATEYYERVTLK; encoded by the coding sequence ATGACAATCGAGTTGCGTAACGTCACGAAAACATATCGCTCGCGTCGAACCGGCAAGAAAACTGTGTTGCACGACATCAATGCAGTATTCGAGCGCGGACACAGTTACGGTATCATGGGGATCAACGGGGCGGGCAAATCCACCCTGCTTCGCATCATCTGCGGTGCCGAGCGCCCGACCTTCGGCGAAGTCCGGAAGGACGTGTCAGTCAGTTGGCGCCTGGGTTTTGCATCGTCGTTCAATAGCTCGTTAACCGGCATGGAAAATCTGCGATTCGTCTGTCGCATCTATGATGCAGATATCGATGAAGTATCTGCTTTTGTGGAGGATTTTGCGGAGATCGGGTCTGCAATTCACGAGCCGGTTAAAAATTATTCGACCGGAATGCGCGGACGATTGGCATTCGGGCTGAGCATGGCTATCAGGTTCCAGGTCTACGTGATCGACGAGGCCCTCGCCGCAGGCGATTTCACCTTCCAAGACAAGGCCAAGGCCGAGCTCGACCGGCGAAGGCAAGAGTCCGATATTTTGCTGACCTCTCATATGCCCAATACCATCCAACAATATTGTGATCGCGCTGGCGTGGTCCATCACGGCCGGCTCGAAATGTTCGACAGCGTCGAAGAGGCCACCGAATATTATGAACGGGTCACGCTAAAATGA
- a CDS encoding glycosyltransferase, producing the protein MEAQLAAERAARETAERKILALKTEKRILEYRVINAHRTLAHGLGRALIEARSLKGLLALPGKIRRLRAKQKAKRRERVPNSFAEDVAAHLHLVDPVLDRAAAEGAEAAAEWAGSRRDSAGAKARALAELAHWTLDRDPALAARLGRQAADLDPGDQRLLALAVRLREAGRVAAPGPLCLRIRDRQPLSEGQRHLCDLMTEDAAILEKGRWEGAAGHGERRASGESGLAIVCPPGWAALPRIAAARAAATSAGWPSSVLSSIDDTDSQRFSLVHVFADSVPHACEHAATAVARGCRVIVEIANPPAPLTSQPDSELAAVTAMRLKGLAELADTLIARSPAASAQLDRLDIDHRIVADTLDTEREAPDSAAIAAALVEYGATTDMPAIGLVSPLNGDPGIHRCLEAFAKLSADGDTYQLLIFGKGDYTAELAQHAEALDIAGNMHFVGLPPPQRWPALLAALDLVTFPNGREEALGSVIPAIFVQAMGQGGRVLATDAAWRSQAAWKHNPSATLDENGDWAARIAAMIGQQAEARPQPAAGDLLVQLYADAAKPL; encoded by the coding sequence TTGGAAGCGCAACTTGCGGCGGAGCGCGCCGCGCGCGAAACGGCCGAGCGCAAGATACTCGCCCTGAAAACCGAAAAGCGCATACTCGAATATCGCGTGATCAACGCCCATCGGACCTTGGCTCACGGGCTCGGCCGGGCGTTGATCGAGGCGCGGAGCCTGAAAGGGCTGCTGGCCCTGCCCGGCAAGATTCGGCGGTTGCGCGCCAAGCAGAAAGCCAAGCGCCGGGAGCGCGTGCCCAACAGCTTTGCCGAAGATGTGGCCGCGCACCTCCATCTCGTCGATCCCGTGCTCGACCGTGCCGCAGCCGAGGGCGCCGAAGCAGCGGCCGAATGGGCGGGCAGCCGGCGGGACAGCGCGGGCGCGAAGGCGCGGGCGCTGGCCGAGCTTGCGCATTGGACCCTCGATCGCGACCCGGCGCTTGCGGCCCGGCTCGGCCGGCAGGCGGCCGATCTCGATCCGGGCGACCAGCGCCTCTTAGCGCTAGCCGTGCGCTTGCGGGAAGCCGGTCGGGTCGCGGCGCCCGGACCGTTGTGTTTGCGGATTCGCGACCGGCAGCCTTTATCTGAGGGCCAACGCCATCTCTGCGATCTGATGACCGAGGATGCAGCAATACTTGAGAAGGGGCGCTGGGAAGGCGCGGCCGGCCATGGAGAGCGCCGCGCGTCGGGCGAAAGCGGACTTGCAATCGTTTGTCCCCCAGGCTGGGCTGCCTTGCCGCGCATCGCCGCAGCACGTGCCGCGGCAACGTCAGCCGGCTGGCCATCATCTGTCCTTTCTTCGATTGATGACACTGATTCCCAACGATTTTCTCTAGTCCATGTCTTCGCCGATTCGGTCCCGCATGCATGCGAACACGCCGCAACAGCCGTCGCGCGGGGGTGCCGGGTGATAGTGGAGATCGCCAACCCTCCGGCGCCTTTAACGAGCCAGCCCGACAGCGAGTTGGCGGCCGTCACCGCGATGCGATTGAAGGGGCTTGCCGAACTGGCCGATACGCTCATTGCCCGCAGCCCCGCGGCATCGGCACAACTCGATCGCCTCGATATCGATCATCGGATCGTGGCGGATACGCTCGATACGGAGCGGGAAGCGCCGGACTCCGCGGCGATAGCGGCGGCGCTTGTCGAATATGGCGCGACAACCGATATGCCGGCCATCGGCCTGGTGTCCCCGCTGAACGGCGATCCCGGTATTCATCGATGCCTCGAGGCCTTCGCGAAGCTTTCAGCGGACGGCGACACCTATCAGCTGCTGATATTCGGGAAGGGCGACTACACAGCCGAACTGGCGCAACACGCCGAGGCACTGGATATTGCCGGCAACATGCATTTCGTCGGATTGCCGCCGCCGCAACGCTGGCCGGCGCTGCTCGCCGCGCTCGATCTCGTGACGTTTCCCAACGGCCGGGAGGAGGCGCTCGGTTCGGTCATTCCGGCGATTTTCGTTCAGGCGATGGGGCAAGGTGGCCGCGTGCTGGCCACCGACGCAGCATGGCGGTCGCAGGCGGCCTGGAAGCATAACCCTTCCGCGACCCTCGACGAGAATGGCGATTGGGCTGCCCGGATAGCCGCCATGATCGGCCAGCAAGCTGAGGCCCGGCCGCAACCCGCAGCCGGTGATCTTTTGGTGCAACTCTACGCCGATGCCGCCAAGCCACTGTAG
- a CDS encoding UDP-glucose dehydrogenase family protein produces MRIAMIGTGYVGLVSGACFSDFGHQVVCVDKDADKIAALERGVMPIYEPGLEALVEHNVSGGRLSFTTDLAEAVAGADAVFIAVGTPSRRGDGHADLSYVHAAAKEIAAALTGPAVVVTKSTVPVGTGDEVERLIREAAPDAEVSVASNPEFLREGAAINDFKHPDRIVAGVEDARAREVLEAIYRPLNLNKVPLLFTTRRTAEVIKYAANAFLATKITFINEMADLCEAVDADVQSVSRGIGLDNRIGPKFLHAGPGYGGSCFPKDTLALLKTAEDEQVPLRIVESVVKVNDARKRAMGRKVVKAMNGDIRGKTVALLGLTFKPNTDDMRDSPAISIVQALQDDGASIRAYDPEGMDQARAVMEDVEFCNDPYAAATAADVLVIVTEWDEFRALDLDRIAGILTQPILVDLRNIYSPNEAARAGLKYHGIGQVEKVA; encoded by the coding sequence ATGCGTATTGCGATGATCGGAACGGGCTATGTCGGCCTTGTGTCCGGAGCCTGTTTTTCGGATTTCGGCCATCAGGTCGTCTGTGTCGACAAGGACGCGGACAAGATCGCCGCGCTCGAACGGGGCGTCATGCCGATCTATGAACCCGGACTCGAAGCCCTGGTCGAACATAATGTCAGCGGCGGGCGGTTGTCATTCACGACCGATCTCGCCGAAGCCGTGGCCGGCGCGGACGCGGTGTTCATCGCCGTGGGAACGCCATCGCGCCGAGGCGACGGCCATGCCGATCTGTCCTACGTACACGCGGCCGCCAAAGAGATCGCCGCCGCATTGACCGGTCCTGCGGTTGTCGTGACGAAGTCCACGGTACCTGTAGGCACGGGCGACGAGGTGGAACGGCTGATCCGGGAAGCCGCGCCCGATGCCGAGGTATCAGTGGCGTCCAATCCCGAATTTCTGCGCGAAGGCGCGGCAATCAACGATTTCAAGCATCCCGACCGGATCGTTGCCGGCGTCGAGGACGCGCGCGCGCGCGAGGTTCTCGAAGCCATCTATCGGCCGCTCAACCTCAACAAGGTGCCTTTGCTTTTCACGACGCGGCGCACCGCCGAAGTGATCAAATATGCGGCCAACGCCTTTCTCGCGACGAAAATCACCTTCATCAACGAGATGGCGGATTTGTGCGAGGCGGTCGACGCCGACGTCCAGTCGGTTTCGCGCGGCATCGGTCTCGACAACCGGATCGGCCCGAAATTCCTCCATGCCGGCCCGGGCTATGGCGGATCCTGTTTTCCCAAAGACACGCTCGCCCTGCTGAAAACGGCCGAAGACGAGCAGGTTCCGCTGCGCATCGTGGAATCGGTCGTGAAGGTGAACGATGCGCGCAAGCGCGCCATGGGGCGCAAGGTCGTCAAGGCCATGAACGGCGATATCCGCGGCAAGACGGTTGCGCTGCTGGGCCTGACTTTCAAGCCGAATACGGACGATATGCGCGATTCGCCCGCCATCTCGATCGTCCAGGCGCTGCAGGACGATGGCGCTTCGATTCGCGCTTACGATCCCGAAGGCATGGATCAGGCGCGGGCGGTCATGGAGGATGTCGAATTCTGCAACGACCCGTATGCTGCGGCAACTGCGGCGGATGTACTTGTTATCGTGACGGAATGGGACGAGTTTCGCGCGCTCGACCTTGACCGTATCGCAGGGATTCTGACACAGCCCATCTTGGTCGACCTGCGCAACATCTATTCGCCCAACGAGGCGGCCCGTGCGGGACTGAAATATCACGGTATCGGACAAGTGGAAAAAGTCGCCTAG
- a CDS encoding OmpA family protein, with translation MRKFAIKAALATTALTVAATPALARDDTWYIGAEAGGTLISNADFDVTNSAGVFTNNAFSVNTEPGFDVGGILGYDFGWFRLEADVSYRRAEVTGIEQNLGSRLPIAGTPRADGGVNYNPGGPNGNPPGNPFQWNGAQGSVRILAFMANGLLDFGDDDGFQGYIGGGVGIARTSFDGIRVTDAAPVYTDDSDSGFAWQLVAGVRYPLSRNFDIGVKYRFFNHDDVETTSFYSTSDETDVRSHSALVTLTYNFGSAPPPPPPPPPPPPPPPPPPPPPPPPPPACEPGPFLVFFDWDQSDIRPDAASVLDAVAAQYQTGRCPTSVMLAGHADRSGSATYNVGLSERRNASVRAYLASRGVPDGAMSSEAFGESRPLVDTADGVREQQNRRVEITYGPGM, from the coding sequence ATGCGCAAGTTCGCCATCAAAGCGGCGCTCGCTACAACCGCGCTCACCGTGGCGGCTACGCCGGCGCTGGCTCGCGATGATACATGGTATATCGGTGCAGAAGCAGGTGGTACGCTGATCAGCAACGCTGATTTCGACGTCACCAATTCGGCCGGTGTTTTCACCAACAACGCCTTCAGCGTTAATACGGAGCCTGGCTTCGACGTTGGCGGCATCCTCGGTTACGATTTCGGTTGGTTCCGTCTGGAAGCCGACGTTTCGTATCGCCGTGCCGAAGTGACCGGCATCGAGCAGAATCTCGGTTCGCGTTTGCCGATCGCGGGTACGCCCCGCGCCGACGGTGGTGTGAACTACAATCCGGGTGGCCCGAACGGCAACCCTCCGGGCAACCCGTTCCAGTGGAATGGCGCTCAGGGTAGCGTTCGCATCCTCGCCTTCATGGCCAACGGCCTGTTGGACTTCGGCGACGATGACGGTTTCCAGGGCTATATCGGTGGTGGTGTCGGCATTGCCCGCACCAGCTTCGACGGTATCCGCGTAACGGACGCGGCGCCGGTTTACACCGATGATTCGGATTCGGGCTTCGCGTGGCAGCTTGTCGCCGGTGTGCGCTATCCGCTTTCCCGGAATTTCGACATTGGCGTGAAGTACCGCTTCTTCAATCATGACGATGTGGAGACGACGAGCTTCTACAGCACGTCGGACGAAACGGATGTCCGGTCGCACAGTGCGCTGGTGACGCTGACCTACAACTTTGGTTCGGCACCGCCTCCTCCGCCTCCGCCTCCGCCTCCTCCGCCTCCGCCGCCTCCTCCGCCTCCGCCTCCGCCGCCGCCTCCGCCGGCGTGTGAGCCTGGCCCGTTCCTGGTCTTCTTCGACTGGGATCAGTCGGACATCCGTCCGGACGCGGCATCGGTGCTCGATGCGGTTGCTGCCCAGTATCAGACCGGTCGTTGCCCGACCTCGGTCATGCTTGCTGGTCACGCTGACCGTTCGGGTTCGGCTACCTACAATGTGGGTCTGTCCGAGCGTCGTAACGCTTCGGTCCGTGCGTACCTTGCGTCGCGCGGTGTTCCGGACGGTGCGATGTCGAGCGAAGCCTTTGGTGAGAGCCGGCCGCTGGTCGACACCGCCGACGGGGTTCGCGAACAGCAGAACCGTCGCGTCGAGATCACTTACGGCCCCGGCATGTAA